TTAGGCCTAAAAAGCTATAAGCAATTCGGTTATATTCCTGTGGAAGAAGAAAGCGAATCGGTTTCTAAAACCTTGGAATATGCTTATGACGATTGGACTATTGCTCAAATGGCAAAAAGTTTAGGCAAGTTAGACGATTATAAAACGTATTCGGAAAGAGCACAATATTATAAAAACAGTTTTGATCCCGAAACGCAGTTTATGAGAGGTCGATACAGAAACACCTGGTTTGCACCTTTTGATCCTTACGAAGTCAATTTTAATTACACTGAGGCTAACGCTTGGCAATACAGTTTTTACGTACCACAAGACGTCTCTGGTTTTACGACACTTTTAGGCGGAAAAGACAAACTAGACGCTAATTTAGACAAGCTATTTGTTGCAAAAGACCAAACCTCTGGACGACATCAAGTGGATATTACAGGCTTAATTGGGCAATACGCACATGGCAACGAGCCTAGTCACCACATGGCTTATCTTTATAATTTTGTAAATAAACCACACAAGACTCAAGAAAAAGTCTATCAAATTTTAACAGAATTATACAAAAATAATCCTGACGGAATCTCAGGTAACGAAGATTGTGGTCAAATGAGTGCTTGGTACATTTTTAGTAGCCTAGGTTTTTACCCTGTAACACCTGGTAGTAATGACTATATTATCGGGACACCTCTTTTTGAAAAAGCAACCATTAATTTAGAAAACGGTAAACAATTCACAATTTCGACCGACAATTTAAGTTCTAAAAATATTTATATCGCTTCCGCAGAATTAAATGGCAGTCCGCTAAATCAGTCTTTTATCAATCATTCAGATATTATCAATGGTGGCACACTTCATTTTAAAATGACAGATCAACCCTCTACTTGGGCTTCAAAAGATAACCAAGTACCTAAAACCGAAATTACAGAACACCTCATCACTCCTGCTCCATTTATTGCAAAAGGTGATATAGCCTTTAAAGGCGAAACTGAAGTTGTTTTGAATAATGTAGACAAACAAGTTGCAACTTATTACAGTCTAGACAATCAAAGTTTTAAACCATACCAACAACCCTTTACTATCTCTAAAGCTTCACTGTTGCAAGTCTATTCAGAAAAAAACGGAATTAAAAGTGCCACTATCCAAACCCAATTCTATAAAATAGATCCAAATATTTCAATTAATCTAGAAACCGAATATGCAAATCAATATAATGGTGGCGGAAACAACGCGTTAATAGATGGTATTTACGGAACACAAGATTTTAGAACCGGAACTTGGCAAGGTTATCAAGACAAAGACTTAATAGCAACTGTTGATTTAGGTAGCGCAAAACAAGTAAATCTTGTCACATTAAATTTTTTACAAGAACAACGATCATGGATTTTTTATCCAACCCAAGTGAGTTGTTTTGGCTCGACAGATGGTATTAATTTTAAACCAATAGATACTACTCAATTTGTTAACAACACACAACCTTCTGAAGACACAGAAATAAAAAAGATCTTCTTTAAACAAGTACCAAAACCATATCGTTACATAAAAATCATAGCAAAAAAACTAGGCAAACTTCCAGAATGGCATTTAGGTTACAAGCATAATGGTAGAAGTTGGCTTTTTGTGGACGAAATCACTATCAAATAACATTTATAACTATATTTAGGACAAATTAAAAACCAAACAATGGAAAACCAAAATAACAAATCTGCTTTAACAACCTTAGTTACTGTCTTCTTTTTTTGGGGATTTATAGCTGCTTCAAACAGTGTATTTATCCCTTTTTGTAAAACCTATTTTGATATCGATCAGTTTCAATCGCAATTAGTAGATTTTGCTTTTTATGGTGCGTATTACATTGGCGCCTTACTATTGTTTATAATATCTAGCACAATTAAAAAAGACATCTTAAATGCTTGGGGTTATAAAAACGGAATTATCTATGGATTACTACTTTCTGCAATTGGCGCTTTTGTTATGTATCCTGCAACAGCTGGAGCAGAACAAGGACAAACTAGTATTTTTTATTTTGTATTAATAGCACTTTTTATTGTTGGACTTGGTTTTTCATTACAACAAACCACTGCTAACCCATTTGCTATTGCATTAGGAGACCCTAAAACTGGCTCACACAGATTAAATCTTGCAGGCGGAATCAACTCCTTTGGGACTACCATTGGACCAATTGTAGTTGCATTTATCATTTTTGGTTCTACACCTTTATCTGGTGATGAGTTGGCTGCTATGATTAAAAATAACGAGATTACACTTAACACTGTACAGATGCTATATTTA
The genomic region above belongs to Olleya sp. Hel_I_94 and contains:
- a CDS encoding GH92 family glycosyl hydrolase, producing the protein MKLKLTVFLILCFIISSCNDKTENKKPTTTEKPLIAYVNPFIGTGGHGHTYPGATMPFGMMQLSPDTRLEGWDGCSGYHYSDSYIYGFSHTHLSGTGVSDYGDILIMPTNKVNFNNGADGKPGYRAYFSHDNEIAQPGYYKVHLDSTNINVELTVSKRSGIHKYSFPSAENQVAIVDLLHRDKVIDAKITKVSDTQIEGYRFSEAWAKDQRLYFVIKTSHTFSDVLQSPPQQGQKGAQKIALKFNNPNNQPVYLKIGISAVDIEGARKNLKEEIGEHTFEKVKNTAQDIWEKQLKKIVIQDNDVDNKTNFYTSMYHVALAPNLYQDVDGRYRGMDMKIHTTKDFDYYTVFSLWDTYRAAHPLYTIINQDKTNDFINTFIAKYNEGGIMPIWDLSANYTGCMIGYHAVPVIADAYLKGINNYDVDKAFEAMKHSTTRDKLGLKSYKQFGYIPVEEESESVSKTLEYAYDDWTIAQMAKSLGKLDDYKTYSERAQYYKNSFDPETQFMRGRYRNTWFAPFDPYEVNFNYTEANAWQYSFYVPQDVSGFTTLLGGKDKLDANLDKLFVAKDQTSGRHQVDITGLIGQYAHGNEPSHHMAYLYNFVNKPHKTQEKVYQILTELYKNNPDGISGNEDCGQMSAWYIFSSLGFYPVTPGSNDYIIGTPLFEKATINLENGKQFTISTDNLSSKNIYIASAELNGSPLNQSFINHSDIINGGTLHFKMTDQPSTWASKDNQVPKTEITEHLITPAPFIAKGDIAFKGETEVVLNNVDKQVATYYSLDNQSFKPYQQPFTISKASLLQVYSEKNGIKSATIQTQFYKIDPNISINLETEYANQYNGGGNNALIDGIYGTQDFRTGTWQGYQDKDLIATVDLGSAKQVNLVTLNFLQEQRSWIFYPTQVSCFGSTDGINFKPIDTTQFVNNTQPSEDTEIKKIFFKQVPKPYRYIKIIAKKLGKLPEWHLGYKHNGRSWLFVDEITIK